From the genome of Nocardia mangyaensis:
CGCTCACCGCGTCCAGGCTCGCGCGCAACGCGTTCGGGTCGAGCCGCTCGAGATGTTCGAAGGAGTTGCGGTACTTCGGATCGTTCACCACCTTGGCCAGGTTGTAGGGAACGCTGGTGGCTGCCAACGGGATCCGTTCGCCATCGAGATCGGTGCCGGTCCCGGGATCGAGTTCGATGTGCATCTTGCCGAGAATGGTCGACATCTTGATCGCGGCCTTCGCGTCCCGGCCGAGCTCGACCTCGGTGTCCACGCTCATCGCCACCACCACCCGATCACGTTCCAGCCGCACCGATTTCACGGTGCCGACTTCGATTCCGGCGATGTCGACACTGTTGCCCGCGCGCAGCCCGGCGGCCTGGGCGAATTCGGCGTGCACGGTGGCCGTGCCGAGATCGGCGCGCGAGAGCACCCCGGAGCCGAGGACCAGTGCGACCACCGCCGCACCGGCGGCGAGTCCGAGCCACAGGTTCCGGTTCGCGGTCGACCCGCCTGCCGCGGCGACCCCGCGGCCGATCAGGTCCCTGATCATCGGCACACCTCCGAGTGCGAGTCGCCGCCGATCTGCGAGAACAGACCGGGTGGGAGCGCCACACCCCACAGCGAGACGTCCAGGCTGCAGACGTAGGCGTTGACATAGGTTCCGTTGCCGCTGATCCGGGCCAGGCCGGCCAGCACCAGCGGGAGTTCGACGGCCGAACGATCCAACCGCGATCCGTTGGCCAGCAGCAGTTCCACCCCGGTGCCGGCCTGTTCCTGCGCCCGCGCCATTCCGGGCGCCACCTGCTCGATCAGCGCGGTGAGTTTCGTCGTCGACACGGCGATCCCGGTGACCGCGTCGCCCAGCTGCGTGCCCTGTTCGTACAGGCCGGCGACCAGGGCACG
Proteins encoded in this window:
- a CDS encoding MCE family protein, yielding MIRDLIGRGVAAAGGSTANRNLWLGLAAGAAVVALVLGSGVLSRADLGTATVHAEFAQAAGLRAGNSVDIAGIEVGTVKSVRLERDRVVVAMSVDTEVELGRDAKAAIKMSTILGKMHIELDPGTGTDLDGERIPLAATSVPYNLAKVVNDPKYRNSFEHLERLDPNALRASLDAVSAQMGDSPQLTAQALDSVGVLARVIATRRDEVDQLLGSMDQVSSLIADNQNSVLLLLTRGQAIGDAVAKRRELLRELLDNVAAASKILRDMGVDNGGRLGPLIHSLNTMSEGLEKNRDNLDALYQVMPVTVRQFNNGFGQGPYGEVYMPWLFPDNWLCLAHAIAGCR